From the Anaeromyxobacter dehalogenans 2CP-1 genome, the window CTTCGGCAGCCTCACCTCGGCCGCTACTTCTTCGGCGCGCGCGTGGTGAGGCGCTTGCGGCCCTTGGCGCGCCGGCTCTTCAGGACGTTTCGTCCGCCGGGGGTCTTGGAACGCTTGAGGAAACCGTGGGTGCGGTTCCTCCGCTGCTTCTTCGGTTGATAAGTCCGCTTCATGGCGCGGCAAACTCCCCGATCGCTCGCGCGATGTCAAGGTTT encodes:
- the rpmH gene encoding 50S ribosomal protein L34, with amino-acid sequence MKRTYQPKKQRRNRTHGFLKRSKTPGGRNVLKSRRAKGRKRLTTRAPKK